From the Edaphobacter bradus genome, the window TCGCAACAACGACGCAAACGCTCTGCGCTATGTCTGCCGGCCGGATGTTCTCAATCTCCGAGATGTCAAAGACTCGCACTCGACCATCAAACGCCTCATCCAGAGCCATGCGATAGGGATGCGAGGTGTTCTTCAACGCATCGGCGGTCTGGAGGCGGATGGTGTTCGAAGGAACCAGCCACAAAACGACGGGGAAATCTTTCTCGATGTAGCTTTCAGCCGCAACCCGAATCGCATACGCGCCAACAATCGTCTTTCCACCGCCCGTGGGCAGACGTAGGCACACATAGGGGATTGATTCCAATCCTGCGATCTTGTTGTAGCGCGGAGTGGCGCCGTTCTCCGTGCGGGCAATCTTTAGAAAGGCCTGCTCCGGGTCGTTACTGAGCCGAACGGCTCCCAGATACTCGCGCAACTTGTTGAGCGTGGCCGTCTGAAAGTCTTTGAGCTGAATATCCATTAGCGCGCCTTCACGTCGTAGGGTGTCTGTTTGAAGGTGATGCCGAGCTGCTTCAACGCGGCGCTGCTCAGGCGCGAACTCTCGCCATAGATGACCTTTGGCCCGTCATGCGCCGGAAGTTCGGCAACTATTTTGCGCGTGAGGACGTTGCCGCCATCGGGCCGCTTGTCACCTAGAATGCCGTTGTAGAGCAGGTAGTAGGCCATGTCGCCGTGCACCCCAAGCAAGGGTGAGCGCTTGCGTTTATGGTGCAGCGGTGTGCGCGTCTCGGCAAACCAGATGTGTGCGGCTAGATGGTCGAAGCGGATTGCAGGATTGATGTGGCCCTGCACGTCGAAGACCTGGCTTCCCAGCCGGTAGAAGCGAAAACCGCCGCCACCCTTCCAACCCGTCGCCTCGGAGATGCCGCCCTGTTCACCGTCCACCACTTTCTTCATGCGCGGAACGCAATGCGTCGCCGCATGTTCGCCCATCTCAATACCGATGTAGCGGCGGCCCATCTTGTGAGCTACGGATGTAGTTGTACCGGAACCTAGAAAACTGTCGAGGATGAGGTCGCCGGGGTTGGAGGCAATGATCACAACCCGTTGAAGAAGAGATTCCGGTTTAGGAGTTTCAAAGGCGGCCTTTTCTCCAAACAGTCTCTCCATTTCGCTGCTGGCGTGTTGATTCAATCCCACGTCATCCCAAATTGACGGCGAAGACATACCCTGTTTTGCCTCTGAGGTGAAGAGCTTTCGCATCGGCGTTTTCCCTGTACCCTTCACTCCCCAATAGAGCCGGTTGTCATCTTGCAACCGTTGCATTTCTTCCTTGTTATGACGCCAACATGTGCCCTTTCTTGGCCAAACATCTTCGCCGGTGTGCGGGTTTCTTATTGCGTAAAACAGACTCTCTACAAATCGTCCACCCTTGCCATTTGCTGTGGTGTCGATCTTTCTAAACGCACCTCTGGGGTCTGGCCCTGAAGGCTCTGTAAAGATTTGGTATTGAGCATCGGCCTTTTCCGTTCGTGGCATCAAGTTGAATGCTTCCTCGGCTACGGATTTTTTCGATTCCCCTAACCGCGCCTTTGCCCATACAAGTATGTGGTCGTGCGTAGAAGCTATTTTTCGGTCGTTTGGTGGGCCATCTCTTTTGCGCCACGAAAGATCAAGAATGAAATTCTTGCGTCCAAAGATTTCATCGCCGAGAACTTTGAAATAGTGGGCTTCGCTGTCGTCCAAGCTGACCCAGATGCTGCCGTCCTCGGTGAGCAGTTCCCGGAGCAACTCCAGGCGGGGATACATCATGCCCAGCCATTGCGTGTGCTCCAGATTGTCGTCGTAGTGCTCGAACGCGCTGCGGGTGTTGTAGGGCGGGTCGATGAAGATGCACTTCACCCGGCCAGCGTAGAAGGGGAGCAGAGCCTTAAGCGCCTCCAGATTGTCGCCCTGAATGACCATGTTTTCAGTCTGCGGGTCGCCATAAGAAAGGTCTGGCACGGACTCCAGCAAACGGTAGGGAACATTCGCAGCCGTTTTTTCGTCTTCGGGGCGTGTAAGCCAATCCAGCTTGGGCATTCAGTGATCAGAACTCTCTAAGGGATGATGCTCGATTGTTGCAAAGCAGGAGGTGTTTTGGCGAATGACAGGGACTTCTCAAACTCGATAATGGCGTTTGCCATAGCAGGCAGAAGCGTGGCCTCTCTTTTCGCCGATTCGGGCGGCTGATTCGGATAAGCTTTTTCATCATCTATTTCAGGTTCAGAACTTTGGTATATAGCTTTCGTAAATGATCGTCAGACATATCCAATATGGGTTCGTACATAAATGAGTTCAAGTGGATATTTTCCGGTGTCATTAGCAGAACCTGTTCGATACCTTTCCTAGCCTCTATTTCCGCGGGAAATTTATCAATGAATTTTTTTAGCAATGCGGTTGTCTGCTTAAGCCCGATCCCTGCCACAAAGGGCGGGTCGTTAATCTTTTTCGTCATGTATTCTTCCGCCGCCAAGCGGATCGCGATAGAAAGTACAACCTTGTTCTCAAAGTTGATACCTTCAGCAGCCCCCAAGCATTTTTTGGCCTCTCCGTGAATCCATCCGATTACCTTTTGGGTGGGATTGGAGAAGCGTGAAGTGCCGCCAAACATTCTGTTGTAAATAGTGTCTAAATCCTCTTGAGTTATCGTCGCTGAGTTTGATTTGAGATGCAGAAGCGAAGTTAGCGTTAGGTAATCGGGATCGTTTTCCCCTTTTGTGTATTCGACCATATTACGTAGAAATGCTATAGAAGCGATTCTCTTTTTCGGGTCAGTAAAGAATGCATTCTTCCAGTCGTTTACAAATACATTACGAAATCCTGTCAATGGGGTCAGGGAAAGGCCGTCAGCTTTCTTCAAAGCCATAAGGCAATTCTTGTATGGAACAACAGATCTGCTTTCTAACGTCCGAAAGAAGTCAAAATTGTGTGTGAGGATAATCAGCTTGAACGTCGGGTCCTCGCTGATCTCTCGAAGGTATTCGATGATGGCGTACTTGTTTTTATAGTCAAACGAGTCGGCGATGTCATCGACAACTAGAAGTGTCTCTGTGCCCGTTTTTCGACGGACTTGGATTTCGAAGATGATGTCCAAAATATATAAGGCTTTTGCTTCGCCAGTGCTAAGCACCTTCAAAAGCTCATTTCGTTGAACCGGAGCATTTTCGTTTCCATCACGAAACGTGAACTTTAGAACCAGAATCTCTTCACCGAGTATTGCCTGTGTGCGGTTCTCGACATCCAGTTTGAATGGAACAAAAAAACGCTCGTTGAAAATATTGATTACTTCTTCCCACTGTGTTGTCTCGGTGCGGGCGGCCTCCTCTATCTTCAGCCTTTTCTCTTTCGCTGCCTCGCAGGTATCTAGATACTGCGAATATAGCTCGAAGTGAGCCTTTAGATAGTTCTTCCATAGAACTTCCCTAAATAGCTCTATGTTGCCGAGCTGGGGAAGAATCGTGTCATCCTCAGACAAGTATGAGTTGAATTCTCGGACGGTTTCGTTCTTGTAAAGGAGCTTGTCAAGTTCACTGAATTTCTTCCTCAGTTGAACGTCCTTAGTGATGCTGTCCTTCTCTTTCTGTATCAGGTCCTCTAGCTGTTTTTGACTGGTTATTTCAAGCGTTTCCGTCGCATTGAGGTGAACTGTATGTTTGGCTTCAAAGAAGCCATTATCGGCTAAACTCTTGGCTATCGTGGAAGCTTGATGATAATTGAAGATGCCTTTTCTGAAGTACGTCGAAGCAGCAAGCAATTCGTTGTACTTGCGAATGTACTCGTCGATCACTGTCTTGACATCGCCCTTGCCGAGAGCATCAATAACCTTGTCATTAAAGATTTTGTCGTACTTCACATCTTTGAACGGAGCGTCCTTCATCGCAGCAACCTCGCTGCGAATACGAGTAAGGGCTGTTTCGAAATTGTTGTCTTTGGTAAACGTCGAAGACAATTCCTGTTCGAGATTTTTCTTAGAGCCGGATTGATGCTTTAGGGAGGTCAGCAATCTTTCTTTTGCTGCGTCAATGTCTTTGTACAATTCTTCGTATTCTTTTCGAAGAGCGTTGTTGACCAACAAAGTTGCAGTTTTGGTTGATTGCCCGAATTCGTCGCTGTATGGGCGCACCGCCACAACGGACTCTTCAGGCAGGTCCGCCCCTAATTCATCTTTCACTTCGCTCTTGCTAACGCGGGCTGGAAAGATGTTGTCCTTTGATTTTTTGCCTTGTGAGATGTCCCTAAAAACGGACGCAAACGAGGACTTCATGGAACCATTTGGAGCATAGATCGAATATGCCCGAGCCGTTGAAAAGTCGAACCGATGTCCGAGCTTTTTGATTCCGTAGCAGTTCTCCAGATCAACCGTTACCCTATTCATCACCAAACCTCGACGGGAAAGGATTAATCATACTTGCAGCCCTTCAATTCGATTGGATGATTTTCTGTATATGTGCGAGGAGAGAACGACGGAACCGGAAATGGACCGGCTTCTGGAATTCTTTCAGTTGTTGGACAGATGGGATAGGGATGAGACTGCGGCAAAGCGATATTTGGCCGGTAAACGAACACGTCACCAACTCGTCACCGATTCGTCACCAAAACTGAGCATTTTGGGGACGAATCGGGCGGGTCTAAATCACGGAAAGTAAGGCAGGCAAAGGGTTATACTGCACCTTTATCAAATTTGACACGGTAGAGGTCAGCGGTTCGAATCCGCTCGTGCCTACCACTTCTAAGTCTCACAACAATAATGACTTGTGAGCTGGTCGACACTTCACGAAATCGATCAAACGAGGGCACTAAAAGGGCACACTCGCAATATTAGCCTTTGAGTAAGGCCTGAAACAACAGCAGAAAAGGCCCTCCTTTTGAGGAGGGCCTGACTATTGCTTGTCGAGATGTTCAGCTTGCTTTTCGTTCGACCAGGAAGAGATCTCTGGTGTGAATCTGGGCCGCACGCTTCGCTTCTGCATCAGCTTGTTGGTAGAGCTCGATAGTGGTGGAGGACTTGGCGTGCCTGAGCAGTTCCTGAACGACCTTCACCTTTTCACCCTTTGCCGCCAGGATGGTGGCCAGAGACCTACGGAAGGTATGCCATCCGATCGATTTGCTGATTCCAGATGCAACCGCAGCTTGGCGGATTTGATTTCGAAGAACCATATCCAACCAGAGTGGCGTCCTGCCATTGGTTTTTACTGATGCGAAGACCCAGTCCTCATCCGCTCGATAAAGCGACTCGGCACGCCAGCCTTCCAAAGCATCCAGAAGGTCCTGCGAAATAGGTAGTCCCTTCCGGCTTTCTTCTGTCTTAAGGCGAGTGGAGTGGCGCCCGACCTTGCCTCGCCTCAGACTTAGCCATAAAGCTTCTCTGTCAATGTCAGCCCACTTCAAACCGCGAATCTCCGACCGGCGAAGGCCGGTTACGGCTGCTACCAATACTGCGGTGCGTATGGCTGTCGAAGACACCTTGCATAGGATGGAACACATCTCTTCCGATTGAGAGAAAGTCGGGTATCTTCACCCGCTTTGCACCTTGACGAACCGATTTGATCGGGTTCATCCTGTCGTACATTTCGTGCCGAATTGTATGGGAGTAGAGCGCGCTCAGGTGATTCCGCAGCTTGCTCTTGGTTGCTGGGGCCATGGCCAGGCTGCGAAGCCATTTCTCAACATCTACCGCCTTGAGATCCGTCAGGAAGGTATCGCCCCACCGCGGAATGATGTGGGCCCTGAAGTTGATCAGGTAAAGATCGATGGTGGTCGGGGAACGATCAACGTCGGGATCCCGAAGCTCATGGGCTTGAAAGTGCTCCCAGGCTTCGAGGATTGTAATCTTGCCGACCTTCTCCTGCTCGGCGTTGATCGCGATGCGCAGGCCTTCTACAGCACGCCGGGCCGCAGCCAAAGTAGGATGACGGTCGAGCGTACCGATGACGCGCTTCTTCTGAACCCTACGGCCGTCGGGCTGTTGCTCCCGCCAGCGGTAGACCCAGACGTGTGGGCCCTTCGCCCTGGGGACGTGCTCGAGGGAACCCCCTTGATATCGAACATTACGAGTGATGGGCATTGGATCTCCTATCACTCGGCAGGCTGGCACGCCGATTTTAGCTTCAGGTCTGTCCACTCGGTCAAGTCGGATACGCGAAACCGCCAGTGCTTTCCGATCCGGAGGGCTGGAATCTGTCCCTGGCGAGCGAGACGGATAACGGTTTTGGCGTGGACCCGGAGGTAGTCCGATGCCTCATGGGGTGTGAGCAGGGGTTCGAACTCTCTTCGTTGCCGTTGGTTCGGTTCCCTGCACATCTTCGGCTGCGTCAACATCTGGCCTGGATGGTTCATTAGTTCTCCTTGCTGCATGTATTGAATCTTGCGGGTCACGGCTCGCTCTGCCAAAGCATGTGGGATTGTGAAGCTTTGGAATCCTGTCTGTGACCATGTAACGCGAGCTTATGGATGTCCGGTCGTCTACCAAACAGT encodes:
- a CDS encoding ATP-binding protein — its product is MNRVTVDLENCYGIKKLGHRFDFSTARAYSIYAPNGSMKSSFASVFRDISQGKKSKDNIFPARVSKSEVKDELGADLPEESVVAVRPYSDEFGQSTKTATLLVNNALRKEYEELYKDIDAAKERLLTSLKHQSGSKKNLEQELSSTFTKDNNFETALTRIRSEVAAMKDAPFKDVKYDKIFNDKVIDALGKGDVKTVIDEYIRKYNELLAASTYFRKGIFNYHQASTIAKSLADNGFFEAKHTVHLNATETLEITSQKQLEDLIQKEKDSITKDVQLRKKFSELDKLLYKNETVREFNSYLSEDDTILPQLGNIELFREVLWKNYLKAHFELYSQYLDTCEAAKEKRLKIEEAARTETTQWEEVINIFNERFFVPFKLDVENRTQAILGEEILVLKFTFRDGNENAPVQRNELLKVLSTGEAKALYILDIIFEIQVRRKTGTETLLVVDDIADSFDYKNKYAIIEYLREISEDPTFKLIILTHNFDFFRTLESRSVVPYKNCLMALKKADGLSLTPLTGFRNVFVNDWKNAFFTDPKKRIASIAFLRNMVEYTKGENDPDYLTLTSLLHLKSNSATITQEDLDTIYNRMFGGTSRFSNPTQKVIGWIHGEAKKCLGAAEGINFENKVVLSIAIRLAAEEYMTKKINDPPFVAGIGLKQTTALLKKFIDKFPAEIEARKGIEQVLLMTPENIHLNSFMYEPILDMSDDHLRKLYTKVLNLK
- a CDS encoding tyrosine-type recombinase/integrase, with the protein product MCSILCKVSSTAIRTAVLVAAVTGLRRSEIRGLKWADIDREALWLSLRRGKVGRHSTRLKTEESRKGLPISQDLLDALEGWRAESLYRADEDWVFASVKTNGRTPLWLDMVLRNQIRQAAVASGISKSIGWHTFRRSLATILAAKGEKVKVVQELLRHAKSSTTIELYQQADAEAKRAAQIHTRDLFLVERKAS
- a CDS encoding helix-turn-helix domain-containing protein, encoding MQQGELMNHPGQMLTQPKMCREPNQRQRREFEPLLTPHEASDYLRVHAKTVIRLARQGQIPALRIGKHWRFRVSDLTEWTDLKLKSACQPAE
- a CDS encoding site-specific DNA-methyltransferase, translated to MPKLDWLTRPEDEKTAANVPYRLLESVPDLSYGDPQTENMVIQGDNLEALKALLPFYAGRVKCIFIDPPYNTRSAFEHYDDNLEHTQWLGMMYPRLELLRELLTEDGSIWVSLDDSEAHYFKVLGDEIFGRKNFILDLSWRKRDGPPNDRKIASTHDHILVWAKARLGESKKSVAEEAFNLMPRTEKADAQYQIFTEPSGPDPRGAFRKIDTTANGKGGRFVESLFYAIRNPHTGEDVWPRKGTCWRHNKEEMQRLQDDNRLYWGVKGTGKTPMRKLFTSEAKQGMSSPSIWDDVGLNQHASSEMERLFGEKAAFETPKPESLLQRVVIIASNPGDLILDSFLGSGTTTSVAHKMGRRYIGIEMGEHAATHCVPRMKKVVDGEQGGISEATGWKGGGGFRFYRLGSQVFDVQGHINPAIRFDHLAAHIWFAETRTPLHHKRKRSPLLGVHGDMAYYLLYNGILGDKRPDGGNVLTRKIVAELPAHDGPKVIYGESSRLSSAALKQLGITFKQTPYDVKAR
- a CDS encoding N-terminal phage integrase SAM-like domain-containing protein; its protein translation is MPITRNVRYQGGSLEHVPRAKGPHVWVYRWREQQPDGRRVQKKRVIGTLDRHPTLAAARRAVEGLRIAINAEQEKVGKITILEAWEHFQAHELRDPDVDRSPTTIDLYLINFRAHIIPRWGDTFLTDLKAVDVEKWLRSLAMAPATKSKLRNHLSALYSHTIRHEMYDRMNPIKSVRQGAKRVKIPDFLSIGRDVFHPMQGVFDSHTHRSIGSSRNRPSPVGDSRFEVG